GTGAGGATCTGCTTGGGGATCGTCGTGATGGTATCGAGGTTGGCGGCGCAGGCTCTGGGCAGCCCGTCGGACCGACCGAGCGGAACTTCCGAGGGAATGCCGCGGACCCGCGCGGTGACGGGAGCGACCGTCACCAGCTCACGTACGCCGTAGGCATCGTTGCGCGACAAGAGCACGACTGGCCGCCGCCCGGCGGGATCGGGCAGCTCGGCCCACCACACCTCGCCCCGTCGCATCACCAATCGTCCTCGTCGCG
This genomic stretch from Candidatus Eisenbacteria bacterium harbors:
- a CDS encoding type II toxin-antitoxin system PemK/MazF family toxin; this translates as MRRGEVWWAELPDPAGRRPVVLLSRNDAYGVRELVTVAPVTARVRGIPSEVPLGRSDGLPRACAANLDTITTIPKQILT